A single window of Rhodococcus jostii RHA1 DNA harbors:
- a CDS encoding tautomerase family protein, with amino-acid sequence MNAKTLAEEKLAPFIKERGYDWEIYIDETPMDLWRTQGLVPPPPESDMEKLWAKENRPIPYDVAAS; translated from the coding sequence ATGAACGCAAAGACATTGGCCGAGGAGAAGCTCGCGCCCTTCATCAAGGAGCGCGGTTACGACTGGGAGATCTACATCGACGAGACCCCCATGGACCTCTGGCGCACGCAGGGTCTGGTGCCGCCGCCGCCGGAGTCGGACATGGAGAAGCTCTGGGCCAAGGAGAACCGACCCATTCCGTACGACGTCGCTGCCTCGTGA
- a CDS encoding ferredoxin, with protein MKICVDRTKCTGLGICESLAPDIFEIDDAGGLLLLREDADDSVIDDVRAAIEGCPTEALTLIED; from the coding sequence ATGAAGATCTGTGTCGACCGCACCAAGTGCACCGGCCTCGGTATCTGCGAATCCCTCGCCCCGGACATCTTCGAGATCGACGATGCCGGCGGGCTGCTGCTGCTGCGCGAGGACGCCGATGACAGTGTCATCGACGACGTCCGCGCCGCCATCGAGGGGTGCCCCACCGAGGCACTCACGCTCATCGAGGACTGA
- a CDS encoding NAD(P)/FAD-dependent oxidoreductase translates to MTEQNLVVVGASLAGLRAAEAARKAGFTGSVTLVGAEEHLPYDRPPLSKAYLDPSPTPPDTTFRARNALDDVGIDLRLGTVATRLDPDEQMIHTSRGSLPYDIAVIATGSSARMLPGTAAMAGVVTLRTLDDAVTVRTALDNRARTVVVGAGFIGSEVASGARKRGLDVTVVEALPVPLVRAIGTDMGRACADLHRRNGVDLRCGVGVEKVLGNGHVEAVQLSDGSTLEADLVVVGVGADPATEWLETSGITLESGVVCDETMATSLPGVYAAGDVARWHNPLFDASMRLEHWTSAAEQGALAVRNALDPQAAKPYSTVPYFWSDWYDTRIQFVGVPEADEIRTVTGHLEDGQFVALYRRGDRVVGALALDHQTHIMKYRALIAKRASWEQALDYARTRQHKDEPLDAAR, encoded by the coding sequence ATGACCGAACAGAATCTCGTGGTAGTCGGGGCGTCACTGGCGGGCCTGCGCGCCGCCGAGGCGGCCCGCAAGGCCGGCTTCACCGGATCGGTGACCCTCGTCGGCGCCGAGGAACACCTGCCCTACGACCGTCCCCCGCTGTCGAAGGCGTACCTCGACCCGTCGCCGACACCACCGGACACCACCTTCAGGGCGCGCAACGCCCTCGACGACGTGGGAATCGACCTCCGTCTCGGCACCGTCGCCACCCGGCTCGACCCGGACGAGCAAATGATTCACACCTCGCGCGGCTCACTGCCCTACGACATCGCCGTCATCGCGACCGGATCGTCGGCGCGGATGCTGCCGGGCACGGCTGCCATGGCCGGCGTGGTCACCCTCCGCACACTCGACGACGCAGTCACCGTGCGCACCGCCCTCGACAACCGGGCCCGCACAGTGGTCGTCGGTGCCGGATTCATCGGCTCCGAGGTTGCCTCGGGGGCACGCAAACGAGGCCTGGACGTCACCGTGGTCGAGGCCCTGCCGGTCCCCCTGGTGCGCGCGATCGGTACGGACATGGGCCGTGCCTGCGCGGACCTTCACCGGCGCAACGGAGTCGACCTGCGCTGCGGCGTCGGGGTCGAGAAGGTCCTCGGCAACGGACACGTCGAGGCAGTGCAATTGTCGGACGGCTCAACTCTCGAGGCAGATCTGGTCGTGGTCGGGGTCGGCGCGGACCCCGCCACCGAGTGGCTCGAGACCTCGGGCATCACACTCGAAAGCGGTGTCGTCTGCGACGAAACCATGGCGACCTCGCTGCCGGGGGTCTACGCCGCCGGGGACGTCGCCCGCTGGCACAATCCGCTGTTCGATGCATCCATGCGGCTCGAGCACTGGACCAGTGCCGCAGAGCAGGGAGCCCTCGCCGTCCGCAACGCGCTCGACCCACAGGCCGCGAAGCCGTACAGCACCGTGCCGTATTTCTGGTCCGACTGGTACGACACCCGGATCCAATTCGTGGGAGTGCCCGAGGCCGACGAAATACGCACCGTCACCGGACATCTCGAGGACGGCCAGTTCGTGGCGCTCTACCGCCGCGGCGACCGGGTCGTGGGCGCGCTGGCCCTCGACCACCAGACCCACATCATGAAATATCGTGCCCTGATCGCCAAGCGTGCGAGCTGGGAGCAAGCGCTCGATTACGCGCGCACTCGCCAGCACAAGGACGAGCCGCTCGACGCGGCCCGCTGA
- a CDS encoding thiolase family protein, whose protein sequence is MPERNATIVGYGLTEVGKVFGKTARGFAAEAVRLAVADAGLSLGDVDGLLVNARAGTDLNLTLARTLGLGNLRLLSEINAFGASAAIMIAQASKAVLSGEAEVVVCVFADDPKKQDTGGAHAYRTSSLTATGFRSAETAAGFTSVNHRYALAARRYMDHYGLTSSHLGAVAVSQRAWALDNPVAQMRTPLTLGEYHQSRWVVEPLHLLDCCLVSNGGAAIVVTTPERARDLPNTPVYVRGWGQAHPGYVLERDSDFGLVTGAAASGPAALKMAGMTVDDIDLREIYDCYTYTLLVTLEDYGFCGKGEAGELAASGALAPGGTLPTNTGGGQLSSFYLWGMTPLIEALTQLRGEGGRRQVREHATAIVSGNGGILDHHGTLVLATSSA, encoded by the coding sequence ATGCCAGAGCGCAACGCCACCATCGTCGGATACGGCCTCACCGAAGTGGGCAAGGTCTTCGGGAAGACCGCGCGTGGATTCGCCGCGGAGGCGGTCCGGTTGGCTGTCGCCGATGCCGGGTTGTCCCTCGGCGACGTCGACGGGCTCCTCGTCAACGCCCGAGCGGGCACCGATCTGAACCTGACCCTCGCTCGCACCCTGGGGCTCGGGAATCTTCGGCTGCTCAGCGAGATCAATGCATTCGGCGCCTCGGCCGCCATCATGATCGCCCAGGCCTCGAAGGCAGTGCTGTCCGGCGAAGCGGAGGTCGTGGTGTGCGTGTTCGCCGACGACCCCAAGAAGCAGGACACCGGCGGAGCGCACGCGTACCGGACCAGCTCCCTGACGGCGACGGGCTTCCGCAGCGCCGAGACCGCCGCCGGGTTCACCAGCGTCAATCACCGCTACGCACTGGCCGCGCGCCGCTACATGGACCACTACGGGCTCACCTCCTCCCACCTCGGCGCCGTAGCGGTGTCTCAGCGGGCGTGGGCACTCGACAATCCGGTGGCCCAGATGCGGACGCCGTTGACCCTGGGCGAGTACCACCAGTCGCGCTGGGTGGTCGAACCGCTGCATCTGCTCGACTGCTGCCTCGTCTCCAACGGTGGTGCCGCAATCGTGGTGACCACCCCGGAGCGGGCACGGGATCTGCCGAACACACCGGTGTACGTCCGCGGGTGGGGTCAAGCCCACCCGGGATACGTCCTCGAACGTGACAGCGATTTCGGCCTCGTGACCGGCGCCGCCGCATCCGGGCCGGCGGCGCTGAAGATGGCCGGAATGACCGTCGACGACATTGATCTGCGGGAAATCTACGACTGCTACACCTACACCCTCCTGGTGACGCTCGAGGACTACGGATTCTGTGGCAAGGGCGAAGCCGGGGAGCTCGCCGCCAGCGGGGCACTCGCCCCCGGCGGCACCCTGCCCACCAACACCGGCGGCGGGCAACTGTCCTCTTTCTATCTGTGGGGCATGACCCCGTTGATAGAAGCCCTCACGCAATTGCGAGGAGAAGGCGGCCGACGGCAGGTCCGTGAGCACGCCACCGCCATCGTCAGCGGCAACGGCGGCATTCTCGACCACCACGGCACCCTGGTTCTCGCCACCAGCTCGGCGTGA
- a CDS encoding ester cyclase, producing MPIDTPAVTADFIQRFFASVDAHDFDRVESMLDPECEIVAPGFTQVGAPYVCLWMAGFFATFPDLRHHPRRVVVDGDEIAFELRVTGTHTEDLPLPDGSSIPPTGRSLDITLGEFWTLADGRVKNYTVYYDHHDFLTQMSALG from the coding sequence ATGCCTATCGACACCCCTGCTGTCACTGCTGACTTCATCCAGCGCTTCTTCGCGTCCGTCGATGCGCACGACTTCGACCGGGTCGAATCGATGCTCGACCCCGAGTGCGAGATTGTCGCTCCTGGTTTCACCCAGGTCGGCGCCCCCTATGTGTGCCTGTGGATGGCGGGGTTCTTCGCCACGTTTCCCGACCTCCGCCATCATCCACGCCGCGTTGTGGTCGATGGCGACGAGATCGCCTTCGAACTGCGCGTGACCGGGACACACACGGAAGACCTCCCGCTGCCGGACGGCTCGAGCATTCCACCGACGGGTCGGTCCCTCGACATCACCCTGGGAGAATTCTGGACACTCGCCGACGGTCGGGTGAAGAACTACACCGTCTACTACGACCACCACGACTTCCTCACCCAAATGTCCGCACTGGGTTGA
- a CDS encoding TetR/AcrR family transcriptional regulator, with translation MAKAGTRLAGKANAILEVFTHNVAQFGYDGTNLSDIANELSISKGTIVHHYGTKDRLLAALHTSYMRRRLTEAKLLIGKLDHPEQQLAGLLFAFILYQEHDRDATIAFQREVMRLAALDIDTEGLELRAEYIQLVRDVIEAGIAAGRLRKTDLRIQSLLMFGSAQWAYTWFDPSGDESVEEVGAALVDLVLGSLLVRRTALPGLSDPRGLAAQTARQCLLETSAESDSGLAAS, from the coding sequence ATGGCAAAGGCCGGTACCCGGCTGGCCGGAAAAGCCAACGCGATCCTCGAGGTCTTCACGCACAACGTCGCGCAGTTCGGCTACGACGGGACGAACCTGAGCGACATCGCCAACGAGTTGTCGATCTCCAAGGGCACGATCGTCCATCATTACGGCACCAAGGATCGCCTGCTCGCCGCCCTGCACACGTCCTACATGCGCCGCCGCCTCACCGAAGCGAAGCTACTGATCGGCAAACTCGATCATCCCGAGCAGCAACTCGCGGGACTGCTGTTCGCGTTCATCCTCTACCAAGAGCACGACCGCGACGCCACGATCGCGTTCCAGCGCGAGGTCATGCGCCTGGCAGCGCTCGATATCGACACCGAGGGACTCGAACTACGCGCCGAATACATCCAGCTGGTGCGTGACGTAATCGAAGCCGGAATCGCCGCGGGACGGCTTCGAAAAACGGATCTGCGGATTCAGTCACTGCTGATGTTCGGATCCGCGCAATGGGCCTACACCTGGTTCGATCCGAGCGGTGACGAATCCGTCGAAGAGGTCGGGGCAGCACTGGTCGATCTCGTGCTGGGCAGTCTCCTGGTCCGTCGCACGGCACTACCGGGGTTGTCGGACCCGAGAGGACTGGCCGCCCAGACCGCGCGCCAGTGCCTGCTCGAAACGTCCGCCGAATCCGACAGCGGGCTCGCTGCATCCTGA
- a CDS encoding aldehyde dehydrogenase family protein — translation MTAIPHYTQFIDGQWVDTDRTFDIIDPANGELVATAARGSVENLDQAVAAAKAAHARGEWRTKTPDERADILSAIVADLSERMEELVALHVKENGVTIRQAMAFHVGYSISHLQYFADLARTYEFERSGPQLSYPTLASGIVRREPIGVVAGIVPWNFPLLLAVWKLGPALAAGNTIVLKPDEKTPLTLLELAKSAERAGLPKGVLNIVTGAGEEVGARLAAHPDVRKIAFTGSTAVGREISKLAAENIKKVTLELGGKGPNIVLADADIDSAVDGALFACFLYAGQACESGTRLLLPESLHDEFVDRLVQRAATIKVGDPSEFDTDIGPVISAEQHARILDYIEIGQKEGATLAFGGEPPTGTQFEQGHWVRPTIFTDVTPDMRIAREEIFGPVLSVLKYRTVDEAVAIANDSEYGLSAGVWSEDLEAALVVAARIESGTVWINDWHMVNALYPFGGYKQSGNGRELGPHALDEYTEEKFVHVDLSRSVDRKVYDLVLPAAQAAVNR, via the coding sequence ATGACAGCCATACCGCACTACACCCAGTTCATCGACGGTCAATGGGTCGATACCGACCGCACGTTCGACATCATCGATCCCGCGAACGGCGAACTGGTCGCCACCGCCGCCCGTGGCTCCGTCGAGAACCTCGACCAGGCGGTCGCCGCCGCCAAAGCTGCCCACGCCCGGGGTGAGTGGCGCACGAAGACGCCGGACGAACGCGCCGACATCCTGTCGGCGATTGTCGCCGACCTGTCCGAGCGCATGGAGGAGCTGGTTGCTCTGCACGTCAAGGAGAACGGCGTCACCATCCGCCAGGCGATGGCCTTCCACGTCGGCTACTCGATCTCGCATCTGCAGTACTTCGCCGACCTGGCCCGCACCTACGAATTCGAGCGGTCAGGGCCGCAATTGTCCTACCCGACATTGGCATCCGGGATCGTGCGCCGGGAACCGATCGGTGTGGTCGCCGGCATCGTGCCGTGGAACTTCCCGCTGCTGCTTGCTGTGTGGAAACTCGGTCCCGCCTTGGCGGCCGGCAACACCATCGTGCTCAAGCCCGACGAGAAGACGCCGCTCACCCTGCTCGAACTGGCCAAGTCGGCGGAACGGGCCGGGCTGCCGAAAGGTGTCCTCAACATCGTCACCGGTGCCGGCGAAGAGGTCGGAGCCCGTCTCGCCGCACACCCGGACGTACGCAAAATCGCCTTCACCGGGTCGACGGCGGTCGGCCGGGAGATCAGCAAGCTTGCCGCGGAGAACATCAAGAAGGTCACCCTCGAACTCGGCGGCAAGGGACCGAACATCGTGCTCGCCGACGCCGACATCGACTCCGCGGTCGACGGGGCACTCTTCGCCTGCTTCCTCTACGCTGGTCAGGCATGCGAGTCGGGAACCCGGCTGCTGCTGCCCGAGAGCTTGCACGACGAATTCGTCGACCGCCTGGTGCAGCGGGCGGCGACCATCAAGGTCGGCGACCCGTCGGAGTTCGACACCGACATCGGTCCGGTCATTTCCGCCGAGCAGCACGCCCGGATTCTCGACTACATCGAAATCGGCCAGAAGGAGGGCGCAACCCTCGCGTTCGGCGGTGAACCGCCCACCGGAACGCAATTCGAGCAAGGGCACTGGGTGCGCCCGACGATCTTCACCGACGTCACACCCGACATGCGCATCGCCCGCGAGGAGATCTTCGGTCCCGTCCTGTCGGTTCTGAAGTACCGCACCGTCGACGAAGCCGTCGCGATCGCCAACGACTCCGAGTACGGATTGTCGGCCGGGGTGTGGAGCGAAGACCTCGAAGCGGCACTCGTCGTCGCGGCGCGAATCGAGTCGGGCACCGTCTGGATCAACGACTGGCACATGGTCAACGCTCTCTACCCCTTCGGTGGTTACAAGCAGAGCGGAAACGGCCGCGAACTCGGACCCCACGCGCTCGACGAGTACACCGAGGAGAAGTTCGTCCACGTCGACCTCTCGCGCTCCGTCGACCGCAAGGTGTACGACCTTGTCCTGCCCGCGGCCCAGGCGGCGGTGAACCGATGA
- a CDS encoding SCP2 sterol-binding domain-containing protein, which produces MSYFTDASEVYRYLGGVFRAANDEPTAGPALKDADLILRLDYTNPDSSLTVTLKPEGIEVIEGENDLIPDVRLAMSADNGNKFWRGEYNVAVGLAKGQVKAKGPVSKILKLIPISKPLFPIYKNLVAEKDAQHS; this is translated from the coding sequence ATGAGCTACTTCACCGACGCCTCCGAGGTCTACCGCTACCTGGGCGGAGTCTTCCGCGCAGCCAACGACGAACCGACCGCCGGCCCTGCGCTCAAGGACGCCGACCTCATCCTCCGACTCGACTACACCAACCCCGATTCGTCGCTCACCGTCACACTGAAGCCAGAAGGCATCGAGGTGATCGAAGGCGAAAACGACCTCATCCCGGACGTCCGGTTGGCGATGTCCGCCGACAACGGCAACAAGTTCTGGCGCGGTGAATACAACGTCGCGGTGGGGTTGGCCAAGGGCCAGGTCAAGGCCAAGGGCCCGGTGTCGAAGATCCTCAAGCTGATTCCGATCTCCAAGCCGCTCTTCCCGATCTACAAGAACCTGGTCGCCGAGAAAGACGCCCAGCACAGCTGA
- a CDS encoding lipase family protein produces the protein MKRHRFRAVTAAAVTLAAVAMFGSAGQVVAEPLTAAAAADFYLPPHPLPAGNSGDLIRSEPFRPLGASPLAALVPAASATRIMYLSSDTVGAPVAVTGTILEPTAAWPGSGPRPLVSYTYGTIGAGDNCAPSKLIADGITTDGAGTPMPNLYILDVVSLLARGITVVVTDYEGLGTPGAHTYLQPVPEAHAVLDATRAAIRFGAATPRAPVGIWGYSQGGSAAGGAAQLAHSYAPELNLAGTVVGAPPANVASTLSNVDGKALTDVIGFFLNGLLASHPEFTEAVTTMLNSDGIDFLHRTATECDVNALFHAYQPTSSLTVRGRPIIDELQAHPAIRAVLDSFNLGTPAPADPVLLARNVNDDVTPAADTYDLENAWRGAGADVTVAHLDTPPLLPQLGAAGHGVGLLLDNPTAVQWLIDRFNH, from the coding sequence ATGAAACGTCATCGTTTTCGCGCCGTGACCGCCGCGGCAGTCACGCTCGCTGCGGTGGCCATGTTCGGGTCGGCTGGACAAGTGGTGGCCGAACCGCTAACCGCCGCAGCCGCGGCGGACTTCTATCTTCCACCGCATCCGTTGCCCGCCGGCAACAGTGGGGATCTGATCCGCAGCGAACCCTTCCGCCCGCTGGGTGCTTCGCCATTGGCGGCTCTGGTACCGGCCGCGTCCGCAACCCGAATCATGTATCTCTCCTCCGACACCGTCGGCGCGCCGGTCGCGGTCACCGGAACGATTCTGGAGCCGACCGCGGCGTGGCCTGGGTCCGGGCCACGCCCCCTCGTCAGCTATACCTACGGCACCATCGGCGCGGGCGACAATTGCGCCCCCTCGAAACTGATCGCCGACGGCATCACTACCGATGGCGCCGGAACACCGATGCCCAACCTATACATTCTCGACGTCGTGTCGCTGTTGGCACGCGGCATCACGGTCGTGGTCACCGACTATGAGGGGCTCGGTACCCCGGGCGCACACACGTACCTGCAACCGGTACCCGAAGCGCACGCCGTGCTTGACGCAACACGGGCCGCCATTCGCTTCGGCGCGGCGACACCGCGTGCGCCGGTGGGAATTTGGGGATACTCGCAAGGCGGCTCGGCAGCCGGTGGCGCCGCACAACTCGCCCACAGCTACGCTCCGGAACTCAACCTCGCGGGCACCGTTGTCGGCGCACCGCCGGCGAACGTCGCCTCTACCCTGTCGAACGTCGACGGCAAAGCGCTCACCGATGTAATCGGGTTCTTCCTCAACGGCCTGCTGGCCAGCCACCCGGAATTCACGGAGGCGGTCACCACGATGCTCAACTCCGACGGGATCGACTTCCTGCACCGCACCGCAACCGAATGCGACGTGAACGCCCTATTCCATGCCTATCAGCCCACCAGCTCGTTGACGGTCAGGGGCCGACCCATCATCGACGAACTGCAAGCCCATCCCGCGATCCGGGCTGTTCTCGACAGCTTCAACCTGGGCACACCAGCCCCCGCTGATCCCGTTCTCCTCGCTCGGAACGTCAACGACGACGTCACCCCCGCCGCGGACACCTACGACTTGGAGAACGCCTGGCGTGGTGCCGGCGCCGACGTAACCGTGGCACATCTCGACACGCCTCCGCTGCTACCGCAACTCGGGGCCGCGGGGCATGGGGTCGGGCTTCTCCTCGACAATCCGACCGCCGTGCAATGGCTCATCGACCGGTTCAACCATTGA
- a CDS encoding NAD(P)-dependent alcohol dehydrogenase translates to MSRARVALFEAPDEKLTVVDVQVGPLAEDEIRIRVAGVGICHTDLTALRGGVPLPLPAVLGHEASGIVEEVGAEVTALVPGDHVVVSFDSCRTCTQCTSGRPAYCELFAALNYFGTRLDGSTTMSRDGEPVHGNWFGQSSFGTHAVASARNAVKVDESLPLQLLGPLGCSLQTGAGTVMSVLRAKPGQSIAVFGLGAVGLSALMAANALGCTPIIAIDPNPERLNLATELGATHTLDPSAIDDIVWAVTDISANGVDFSVDAVGLESVVQQALGVLRSPGICATLGLQGLENEVRIDQGHLLLGRTLTGVIEGDVDPHQFIPQLVDLWKNGQFPFDKLIETYTLPEINEALAAAAAGSVIKPVIVFD, encoded by the coding sequence ATGAGCCGCGCACGTGTCGCGCTGTTCGAGGCGCCGGACGAGAAGCTCACGGTTGTCGATGTGCAGGTCGGTCCGCTCGCCGAGGACGAGATCCGGATCCGTGTCGCCGGCGTCGGGATCTGCCACACGGACCTCACCGCTCTGCGTGGCGGTGTTCCGCTCCCGTTGCCGGCGGTGCTCGGACACGAAGCATCCGGGATCGTCGAAGAGGTCGGGGCCGAAGTGACGGCCCTCGTACCCGGCGATCACGTCGTGGTCAGTTTCGACTCCTGCCGAACCTGCACTCAATGCACCTCGGGTCGGCCGGCCTACTGTGAGTTGTTCGCGGCGCTGAACTACTTCGGCACACGCCTGGACGGCTCGACCACCATGAGCCGTGACGGCGAACCGGTCCACGGCAACTGGTTCGGCCAATCCTCGTTCGGAACCCACGCCGTCGCGAGCGCACGCAACGCCGTCAAGGTCGACGAATCCTTGCCCCTGCAACTGTTGGGGCCCCTCGGCTGCAGCTTGCAGACCGGGGCCGGCACCGTAATGAGTGTCCTGCGGGCAAAACCCGGGCAGAGCATTGCGGTGTTCGGTCTCGGCGCGGTCGGGCTCAGCGCTCTCATGGCGGCCAACGCGCTCGGCTGCACACCGATCATCGCGATCGATCCGAATCCGGAACGCCTGAACCTGGCCACCGAACTCGGCGCCACCCACACCCTCGACCCCTCTGCGATCGACGACATCGTGTGGGCGGTCACCGACATCAGTGCCAACGGTGTCGATTTCAGCGTCGACGCCGTAGGACTCGAGTCCGTCGTGCAGCAGGCGCTGGGAGTGCTGCGATCCCCAGGCATCTGCGCCACCCTCGGACTACAAGGCCTCGAAAACGAAGTTCGGATCGACCAAGGCCATCTCCTACTCGGTCGCACACTCACCGGGGTCATAGAAGGCGACGTCGACCCCCACCAGTTCATCCCACAGTTGGTCGATCTGTGGAAGAACGGACAGTTCCCCTTCGACAAACTCATCGAGACCTACACACTGCCCGAGATCAACGAGGCCCTCGCGGCAGCTGCCGCGGGGTCGGTCATCAAACCGGTGATCGTGTTCGACTGA
- a CDS encoding long-chain-fatty-acid--CoA ligase: protein MASPIHHVFDPITYWVSQDPTRVALRFEDQSWTWQQLSDRVRRNAAAQSALGLAPGDRVAFLDKNHPASLETTLACALAGTVNAVLNYRLAPSELAYVINDSRAELLILGAEFVDVVDAIKPNLDHVRTIIVLGGEADEYEAWLGKAPPREIAHPAHPEDCFLQLYTSGTTGHPKGAMLTHRSVGAHSIAASAAFGFARDSVNMVAMPLFHVGGTSWALAAMSQGAETILVREVVPAVVLDQITRQSVTHAFFVPAVIRFFLQVPGVSARDFRSLRCLGYGGSPMPEALLREAMSTFEVDFYQVYGMTEASGVFCVLGPQDHRDPARPELLRAAGRPVEGAEVRVVDPATGDELPSGEVGEFQIRGPQVMAGYWQREADTAASFDGEWFRTGDAGRRDPDGFFFVEDRVKDVIISGGENIYPAEVERVVSEFPDVAEVAVIGVPDDKWGEVVRAVVVAKSGADIDENKLLDFCAAHLAGYKRPRTIDIVTSLPRNATGKILKRDLRAPHWAGRSRSV, encoded by the coding sequence ATGGCTTCACCCATCCACCATGTCTTCGACCCGATCACATACTGGGTATCGCAGGATCCCACCCGAGTCGCGCTGCGCTTCGAGGACCAGTCGTGGACATGGCAACAGTTGTCGGACCGGGTGCGGCGTAACGCCGCAGCACAGTCCGCACTCGGGCTGGCGCCCGGTGACCGGGTCGCGTTCCTGGACAAGAATCACCCCGCCAGCCTCGAGACCACACTGGCGTGCGCCTTGGCCGGAACGGTGAACGCGGTACTGAACTACCGCCTCGCACCGTCCGAATTGGCCTACGTCATCAACGACAGCCGTGCCGAACTGCTGATCCTCGGCGCCGAATTCGTCGACGTCGTCGACGCGATCAAGCCGAACCTCGACCACGTGCGCACCATCATCGTGCTCGGTGGCGAGGCGGACGAGTACGAGGCATGGCTCGGCAAGGCCCCGCCGCGCGAGATCGCTCATCCAGCCCATCCGGAGGATTGCTTCCTGCAGCTCTACACCTCCGGCACCACCGGGCACCCGAAGGGAGCCATGCTGACACACCGCTCCGTGGGCGCCCACAGCATTGCGGCCAGCGCCGCCTTCGGCTTCGCCCGGGACAGCGTGAACATGGTCGCCATGCCGCTCTTTCATGTGGGTGGCACCAGCTGGGCACTGGCCGCAATGTCGCAGGGCGCGGAGACGATCCTCGTACGCGAGGTCGTTCCCGCGGTAGTTCTGGACCAGATCACCCGCCAGTCGGTCACCCACGCGTTCTTCGTCCCCGCCGTCATCCGGTTCTTCCTGCAGGTCCCGGGTGTGTCCGCACGAGACTTCCGATCGCTGCGCTGCCTCGGATACGGCGGATCGCCCATGCCCGAAGCCCTCCTACGAGAGGCGATGAGCACCTTCGAGGTCGACTTCTACCAGGTCTACGGCATGACCGAGGCGTCCGGAGTGTTCTGCGTACTCGGGCCGCAGGACCACCGCGACCCCGCCCGGCCCGAACTGCTCCGCGCGGCAGGCCGGCCGGTCGAGGGTGCCGAAGTCCGGGTGGTCGACCCGGCCACCGGCGACGAACTGCCCAGCGGAGAGGTCGGGGAGTTCCAGATCCGCGGACCGCAGGTGATGGCCGGGTACTGGCAGCGCGAGGCGGACACCGCCGCCAGTTTCGATGGGGAGTGGTTCAGGACCGGTGACGCCGGCCGACGGGATCCCGACGGGTTCTTCTTCGTCGAAGACCGGGTCAAGGACGTGATCATCTCCGGCGGTGAGAACATCTACCCCGCCGAGGTGGAGCGCGTGGTCAGTGAGTTTCCCGACGTCGCGGAAGTCGCCGTCATCGGCGTCCCCGACGACAAATGGGGCGAAGTGGTCCGCGCGGTCGTCGTCGCGAAGAGCGGCGCCGACATCGACGAGAACAAACTGCTCGACTTCTGTGCCGCTCATCTGGCCGGTTACAAGCGGCCCCGCACCATTGACATCGTCACGAGCCTGCCGCGCAACGCGACAGGAAAGATTCTCAAGCGCGATCTGCGCGCACCACATTGGGCCGGCCGCAGCCGATCGGTCTGA
- a CDS encoding Zn-ribbon domain-containing OB-fold protein codes for MTFPAVRDETSAPYFEALREGRLILRSCTRCGHVCRPDTLSCSSCHSDEITWVGSTGDGVVVSAVVDHASAPEPTVLALVELREGPWFASRILDVATASDVPVSTPVRLRITEFADGEAIPTFVLAT; via the coding sequence ATGACATTTCCCGCCGTCCGGGACGAGACCTCGGCACCGTACTTCGAGGCCCTCCGGGAGGGCAGGTTGATCTTGCGGTCATGCACCCGATGTGGGCACGTCTGCCGGCCCGACACCCTCAGCTGCAGCTCATGCCACAGCGACGAGATCACGTGGGTCGGCTCCACTGGTGACGGGGTGGTGGTGTCCGCAGTCGTCGACCACGCGAGTGCGCCCGAGCCCACCGTCCTTGCGCTGGTCGAGCTCCGAGAAGGACCGTGGTTTGCCAGCCGCATCCTCGACGTCGCCACCGCGTCCGACGTCCCGGTATCCACACCGGTGCGGTTGCGCATCACCGAATTTGCCGACGGTGAAGCGATTCCCACGTTCGTTCTCGCCACCTGA